GTGCATTGCTGCCATTGCATGCTCTGAAGTGCCAATCATGTAGAGATCCTCGTCTTCTACTTTGTAGATCACTTCCTCAAAATCATCTGCAATTACTGCACCTTCCATGGATTTTCTATTTATCATGTATGGGGGTTGGATCAGCGAATAGTTTTTTTCTTCTAAAAAGTCTAAGGCATAATGAATCAGTGATTGGTTTAATCTAACAAGGTCATTTTTCAAATAATAGAATCTAGCACCTGCCACCTTTGCCGCTCTTTCAAGATCCACTAAATCCAGATTCTCAGAAATATCTATGTGATCATTGATCTTAAAATCAAATTCTGGAACTGTTCCCCATCTTCTAACTTCCTTGTTAGAACTCTCATCTGCTCCAATTGGTACTGACTCGTGAATTAGGTTCGGAATAGTTAGTGCCAATCTTGAATATTTTTGCTCGTTTTCTTGTTGTAGCTTTTCTTGCCTTGATAATTCTTCAGAGACATTTTTCATCTCGTTGATGATTGGAGTTGCATCTCCCCCTGCTTTCTTTTTTTGAGAAATCTCTAATGCCATTTGGTTTTTCTTTTTTCTAAACTCATCTGTCTTTGCAATGAACTCTCGTCTTTTTTGGTCAGATTCTATTAGTCCCTCCAGATCAAATTCCATTGCTCTTGCTTTGAGCATCTCTTTTATCATATCTGGTTTTTCTTTGATAATTTTGGGATCTAGCATTACTCAATCACCTTTAGTGCTACTTGGACATGTTCTAGTACTTCGTCAATTGTTCCAATCAGTTTTTTCATGTCCTTTCTACTTTCAAAATTAAAGACCAGTTTATTATCAATTTTTTCAAGACTCAGGCTCAGGCCTTCTGGAAAATTAACATTATCTGGCTCTATTGCCTTTTTTACAGCATCGGCCTTTTCATCTGAAAGGTTATTGAGAATTACCTGAACTTGACACGTTAACGACATTTGTATCTAAATAATTCAAAAACTCATCCAATTTGTCTTTAGTTATTTTTGCACCAGCTGCTGCATCATGTCCTCCTCCAACACCATCAAATCTCTCAGCACCTGTCCTCATAAGTTCACTTAAGTTGATCTCTGATTTGCAACTAAATGACTTTCTTGAGGAAAACTTGATTGTATTTTCCTCTCCGCCTGTTCTTAAGATCACAATCTTTCCTGCATTTTTTGGAGCACCTGCAATTAGAGATGATATTGTTCCAGTCATTGTCTCTGGAACTATCCCTTCTCCATTTACCATTATGCAGGTTTCACTTTCTGAAATCCTCCATCTTTCATTTGAAAGAATATTCATGTATTCTCTTATCATCTTTCTATAATCGGTAAGTATTGTTTCTCCTTCTCTGAGAATCTTGTTCCTGTCTCCCATACAGATTGCAATACCTACACCTGATCTGTTGATTCTACCGCAAGAGTTTAGCATTGTTGAGAATTCCCTACCGTCACGCAAAAAGCTCCTTTTGTCTTCTCTAGGAAACGTGTAGGTATATCCAATTAATTCAGACATGATTTCCGTGGCGTTTTTCCCTGAAGTGAATTTGGTAATTGCTTCAATTACCTGCCTTTTTTCTTCCTCGTTGAGTTCTGCTGGAACTCTCCATCTACCATCATCTTTTAGTTGAATTCCTGATGAGTTTAGAAGAGACAAACAAGTATCTCTGTTCCAAGTAAGACCTTCTATGAAAGGCTGTGATGTAAATGCCAAAGCATCTGGAAGTGGCCTGGTCTCTCTACCTACTAAAAGCAAGTCTAGATCAATCTCTACTAACCCCTCTTCTTTTGCAGTGTTTGCAATCTCAAAATTCTTACCAGTAAATGATTTTCTCTCCCCCTGATCTTGTCTGTCTCCTAATGCTGAAACTACCGCAATTGATGAAAGGTCTGAATTTTTCTCATCAAGTGCAACTGCTGCAAGATATGCCATTCCACCGGCACAAATTTCGACACCTCCGTCTATTCCATATTTCCATGCATTGATGACTCTTTGATTTTCCTGTTCTTCTTCTGATATTTGGTGGTGGTCCAAGACAACCCAGTTGTCTCCTAACCCTTCATCCATCTCCTTTGCAAATCCACCTGCAAGATCAGTAATTACATGAAAATCTCTAGAGTCTTTTTTTAATGAATCAATTACCTTGTTGCTAAACTCTTTTGATGTTCTAACTGTACACTTTGCACCAGCTCTGATCAGAGCTTTGGTGATTATACTGCCAGATGTTAATCCATCACAATCAATATGGGTTGTTACCGAAATTGATTTTTTGGATTTTATGCATTCATTAATTTTATCTTTGAAAAACGATAATGACTCATCAAGAGCTTTTGCCATTATTCTAATTGTGCTACCACGGATTTATATTTCCAGTTTTTAGGAATTCGTTCTATCCTTTTGTAATATACTGACAATCTGTGAACCTTTGCCTCGATCAACTCTAAGGATCTAACGTTTCTGCTATCCCCTTTGTTGGCCTTGAGGTGTTTTTGAAGACCGACTGCCTTTTTGACAATGTTTTCAAGATCTTCGGGCATCTCTGCTTCGAGTTTGTTCTCTTTGAGAATCTCACCGACTGTCTTTTTGGTGATTGGTTTTACCAATGGAATTGAATGCTGATCTCTTAGCTTGTTTCCAATTTGACTTGGAGTTAGGCCATCTTTTGAATATTTTACAACCAATTCTTCGATATCCTTAGGACTTTGTGAAATCCATGAAGGTGCACGAAGCGTTGCTGGTCTAATTGAATGTGATTTCCCGTGTCTGTGGGTATGCATTCGTCCCATAATGTGGCTGTCTTGAGTACAAAATTAAACGTTACTTATTCGGATCTCGTACCAAATATCTCCAATTTGGGGCTCAGAATAAAAGTTAAATAACTAACTACTAACACAACGAACAGGTAAACGGTATGAATAAAAAAATACTTTTAGCAGCATCCTTAGTCGCTGTATTCACCATGGGATTCTATGCAGAGGACACACTAGCCTTTGCACAATACATGGGTAATGTCGGCCAAGAAGGACAAACCGGAGCTTACACCTTAGAAGAAGCACTTGAGATTCAAAGAAGAAGAATTGAAGCAGCAGAAGCAAACCCAGCATCTGGTTCAGGTACACCTTATCTTGATGCAAGTGGTGTAGTTGGTGCCTCAATTATTGCAGGTGCAGTCTTTGGTGGTATTGCCGCAGCATTCTTCATTAGAGGAAGATCTGGCAAATACGCAGCAATGGGCAGAGGATAATCACCTCACTTTTCTCTATTTTATTAGAACACAGTCTAGCGGATGCTGATCTCGTACTTTTTGAAAATAAAGGAAATGTATATATCGCACAAATAGGGCCAAAAATACAATGACTCCTATCGTAGGAACTTTCCTAAGCATCCTGTCATCACTAACAGGACAACTAGGACCAAACTATGATCCATTATTCTATGATGTAATGATTTACATCTTCGGAACCATGATGTTTACAATATTCCTTCTAGGAATTATCTCATTCTGGTTACGTGTACACGGATGGTCTTACAAGGACAACCGTGAGAGATGGGTCGATGAATTGGACAGACACTTTGAAAGAGAAGGTATCGGTCTAATTCCAGACAACGGTAAATACTGGTAAAATCACTTCCTTTCTTCTTTTCATTATTTTTAATTTTGACTTAGTGGTTTTTGCCAAAAAATTTTTCATTTTACAGAATCCAAGTATTTTCAATGAATTGGGACGGAAAATTTACTCGCCTATCTCTGGAGGTAGGAAGTCCTTGTCCTTGGCCTCATCATATGCCTTTGAGGTAAACACTGCTTTGTAGTGATATCCATCCTGCAGTGGGTGGTTGATAAAATGTGGGGATTCTTTGCCATTGACATACATGGTAGATTTTGACTGATCCATGTCTCTTAGTGGGAAATCCCACATCCACAAGAAATGTCCAATCTCAAATGGATATTCTTCGATCCATTCTGCATAAATCGTACCGTCATCACTTAGGGTGTACATTGTCCTTTGGCATCCATCTTTGAATCCAATATTTGCTGGAATGTCTGCCTTGTTTCCATCAACCCATAATTCCAGAGTCGCTGCAATCTTGAAAGTAGTGTCTTTGTCATTGATACATACTTTGAGCGGATTGTCCATGTTGAATGCTTGCTGGACAAAAGTACTTGCCGCAGCAACGGAAATTCCAATGATTGCTGTAATTAGGAGAAACCTGAGGGTCTTTTTTCTTTTGTATGGATCTCCCATTCCAGGCCAAATCATGTGATGCTTTTTCTTTGAATTCCTTAAAGTCCTTTCTGTTAATCGTCCATTATCTCAATTGTGTCCATCTGGTCTTGATGGTCTGCTAGAAAATAGGTGATCTCATCTGAATCAATTTCCAACCATTCTGATTCTCCACAAAATGGGAGGTAATCCTCAACAAAGAGGTCTCCTGGACCTGTCATTCTTACTATCATCTTCTCTTTTTTTGAATTTATTGGAAACGGAAGTTTTAGAACTTTACCTCTTTTTTGATTTTGGATATTTACCTTGTATTGGTCATTTCTAAATTCTACTTTGCCAAAAAAATAACTCTGAAAAATATCTATTTTTTCGACTTTGAAACTCAGCATGTTTTTCCTACTGCCTCATCTGAGATAAAACTTGGTTGTGCTAAATTGTAACGTATCTCGTAACTGGTAACTAGAAAATGAAAAGGAAAAGGTTGGGTGGTTTAGATTACTTGCCAGGGTCGTGTTGCAAACGTGATTACATAACCAACGCCAATCAAGATTGATTGATATGCGATGTTGGTATATGGAATTGGTTTGATAATTGGATCCCCTTCAACAACTACTGTTTGACCTGGACCAAGTCCTGGACCTACTGATGCAACATTAAGCTGAGTATGTACGTGGTAAACACCTGCTTCAAGTGCTTTTGCAGATAGTGAGTATTCTTGGACAGAGTTTCCTGGAATGTCAAAGACGTTTCCTGGTGGGTCTCTTGCCAACATTTCCCATCTGTTTCCTGCATTAGTAGATTCTGAGAAAATGGAAATCCATCCTCTTAGGTCTCTTTCTACAAGGCTGACTAGTGTTCCTTGAACAGTCAAGGTTTCGCCAGTTTGTAGGGATTGTCTGTTGAAGGTTT
Above is a window of Nitrosopumilus sp. K4 DNA encoding:
- the serS gene encoding serine--tRNA ligase produces the protein MLDPKIIKEKPDMIKEMLKARAMEFDLEGLIESDQKRREFIAKTDEFRKKKNQMALEISQKKKAGGDATPIINEMKNVSEELSRQEKLQQENEQKYSRLALTIPNLIHESVPIGADESSNKEVRRWGTVPEFDFKINDHIDISENLDLVDLERAAKVAGARFYYLKNDLVRLNQSLIHYALDFLEEKNYSLIQPPYMINRKSMEGAVIADDFEEVIYKVEDEDLYMIGTSEHAMAAMHSNEIIEGNDLPLRYAGVSPCFRKEAGAHGRDQKGIFRVHQFDKIEQFVFTRPEDSWREHERMLSIAEEFYQKLEIPHRVMLLSSGDMGKISAKTYDIEAWMAGQNAYREIVSCSNCLEYQARRLKIRYREKTNEDTQYLHTLNSTLIATSRILVSIMENFQTNDGHIKIPKVLEKYMGKDMI
- a CDS encoding KEOPS complex subunit Pcc1; the encoded protein is MSLTCQVQVILNNLSDEKADAVKKAIEPDNVNFPEGLSLSLEKIDNKLVFNFESRKDMKKLIGTIDEVLEHVQVALKVIE
- a CDS encoding DHHA1 domain-containing protein; its protein translation is MAKALDESLSFFKDKINECIKSKKSISVTTHIDCDGLTSGSIITKALIRAGAKCTVRTSKEFSNKVIDSLKKDSRDFHVITDLAGGFAKEMDEGLGDNWVVLDHHQISEEEQENQRVINAWKYGIDGGVEICAGGMAYLAAVALDEKNSDLSSIAVVSALGDRQDQGERKSFTGKNFEIANTAKEEGLVEIDLDLLLVGRETRPLPDALAFTSQPFIEGLTWNRDTCLSLLNSSGIQLKDDGRWRVPAELNEEEKRQVIEAITKFTSGKNATEIMSELIGYTYTFPREDKRSFLRDGREFSTMLNSCGRINRSGVGIAICMGDRNKILREGETILTDYRKMIREYMNILSNERWRISESETCIMVNGEGIVPETMTGTISSLIAGAPKNAGKIVILRTGGEENTIKFSSRKSFSCKSEINLSELMRTGAERFDGVGGGHDAAAGAKITKDKLDEFLNYLDTNVVNVSSSGNSQ
- a CDS encoding 30S ribosomal protein S15, whose protein sequence is MGRMHTHRHGKSHSIRPATLRAPSWISQSPKDIEELVVKYSKDGLTPSQIGNKLRDQHSIPLVKPITKKTVGEILKENKLEAEMPEDLENIVKKAVGLQKHLKANKGDSRNVRSLELIEAKVHRLSVYYKRIERIPKNWKYKSVVAQLE
- a CDS encoding methane monooxygenase/ammonia monooxygenase subunit B, which encodes MVEKKIFVLGLTVVLALGTLGFNWVESIVPTADAHGVQAQLQSRFIRIEDETFNRQSLQTGETLTVQGTLVSLVERDLRGWISIFSESTNAGNRWEMLARDPPGNVFDIPGNSVQEYSLSAKALEAGVYHVHTQLNVASVGPGLGPGQTVVVEGDPIIKPIPYTNIAYQSILIGVGYVITFATRPWQVI